The sequence TGTCCCCCGATAGGATAAGTAGAATTGAGATATCCAGAAACCCTACAGGCAGATATATCAGTGAAGGCTATACGTCTGTCATCAATATTATACTGAAAAAAAACTATACGGGTTATGATTTGCACCTTGAAGAAAAAGGAATCTATTCACTCGATAAGTCAAACGGCGATGATTTTTTATTCAGCAACCTTGCTTCGGTTGATTTAACTTATACCTTTAAAAAGGTTAACATATACGGTTCGTATACCAACATGAAAGCAAATACAAATTTGTTTGTAAAGAATATAAAGATTCTAGAGGAGAGTAAGCTCGTTAAAGAGCCAGTTACAAGCAGCCCAAATTCAAAGCGTGACGGTTTCTTGCATACTTATCTTTTAGGGGCAGATATTTTCATATCGCCTAAGCAAACAATAAGCCTTGAAACCAATATTATACAATCACCAATTGAAAAAAATAATACAGCCAGAACGTATAATAATGCTTTGAGCTCTTTAGAGAGTACTGAGGTGTTTACTTCAATATTAACAACAAACCAATCTGATAAAGAATATTATTCCCAATTAACTTATAGAAATAGATTTTCAGAAAAAAACAAATTGGAATTAGATTATAGCTACAATTTTACCGAATCTGAACTATTGAATAATTATATAGAAGACACCGGGACTGAAACGAAACAAAAACTAATTTCTAATCGAACATCTTCTATAGTAGATTTGAATTTTAAGCACCTGTTTAATGATACATATACTATGGAGGGGGGCTATAAAAATACATATCGCAGCTATGATTATGAATATTTATCATTAATGCAAGAGCCTAATATAGAAGTAAATAAAGACATCAGGAATCTTATCTATACTTACTTTAGTTTTACCCCCGAAGGGAAGATTAAAACTAAAATAGGAATTGCTGTTGAGCAAAATATATTGAAGGCAAACAATAAGTCAAATTATAACTATTCGCCACAACCGTTCTTTAGTCTATGTTATAAGCGTAATAGAAACCTGAATGTTACATTAAAGATTAATTCGGATAGCCGGTATCCTTATACAAAACAAGTAAGTCCCAATGAGCTTACTATCGATAGACTTAGCAGCGAGATTGGAATTCCAAACCTCAACTATTCTACTAGATATGTTAGTTCATTGGATTTTAAGCTTTTAAAAAACAGCCTAAGCATCGAACCATTTTATATCTATACGAATAACTATATCTCCAAAACAGGAGACATAAAGGATGACCATTTTAAATATAGCTATTCAAATTTAGATAAATATGAATCGTATGGACTAAAGATGAGTGCCAAGCTATTCATTGTACCTAAAAAAATATCTTTTAATCTAACAGCTTCTCTTTATAAAGATAAGACGGAATTTGGCAATCATACTAATGATCTAACAGACTATACCATGAACGTTAATATTATGTACTTATCGTCAAAGCACAAAACCATATATGCCATGACATTGAAAAGAATGAATGCAAAGCAAATTCAAGCTTATGGATATTATAACAATGACAATGACCATATAGGTTGCATTGTTAGACAGCCATTCTTTCAACAGAAAATGGCTGTAACTTTCCTTTATCTTCTACCTGTTTCTTCAGGGTTGGATTATTCGATGAATAGCTATTTTGAACACAGCTCGTTTAGAGAACAATCAACAACAAATGTTGGAATGCTAAAAAATCTATTTATGGTTAATCTTTCATTCAACCTTAACAAAGGCAATGAAATTAAGTCTGTCGAGAAGAGAAATTACAAGGAAAAGCGAATGACAAAAGGCTTTTTTTAATTCAGATCATTGGCCGACTAAATAAAAGATCTTCCTGATTTCGAGCAGGTAGAAAGAGAAGTGATGCGCTAACATAACAATTTTGACTTAAATGAAAAGTAAATAAAAATGCTAATTTTGGTTAAATTGAAGGTTGTCTGTTGCTTTTTCGGCAGCTTTCCTTACACAAAACCATTACCTGCAAACTAAAAAAAGTTAATTATGAAAAAAATTATATCAACACTTATGATTTCTGTATTCTTTTTGAGTTGTTCTAATTCAGAAAAGGAAGAAAACACACAAAAAATTAAACTTGTTCAGAACTTTGAAAGTTCAATCAAAATCTTAGAATGGTTTGATAACGAAATGCCAAAAGATGAAATTGAATATATAAATTCATTATCAGGAATAGAAATAATGGAAAGTAATGTCTTATTGAGTAATCCAGATACTAATGCAATTTTATTTTTTAAAGAAGACTTGATTTTGTTTAGAGAAAACGTAAAAGAATATGAAAGTGAATATGGATTGAATATAGCATTTAAAGAAAGGAAAAGAACAGCAAATTTATTATCGAAAATTCAGACAACAAATTTCGACACATTGGCAATTAAACGGGCCCTTCAATTTTTTCCAAAAGGAACTCAGCTCAAAACCGATGCAAATGTTTATTATGTTCTTACAGGTTGGGAATGGGGTGACGCATACGTAAGAAATGTGAAAAAAGTTAATGGTAAGTATAAAGTCGCTGAAACAGGGAACCCGGCCTTGGTATTTAACCTGAGTTTATTTACCAAACTATATGGTGAAACAACTGAAGAGCAATTCCAAACCTTAACAAATATAATGTCACACGAAATTTTTCATTTTGCCTTCAATGAATTTAAAAACGAATCTACCAATTACCCCTTAATTTCCGATAACGACTATAAACACCAATTATTCAGGACGGTACAAAATGAAGGAATTGCCCATTATATTGACATAAAGAAAGTTTTAATTACCAACTTTTCTGATTTTGAAAAATACCAGAAAGAAAATTTTGAAAAATTAAACAAAGCCATTATCAGCTTTTCTTCTCAACAGATAGGAAATGAGGATAAAAAGAAAATTTTACAATGTGCAAATGTTGGGAAATATTGGGAGAAATATGGAGCAATTTGTGGAATGTTTATGAGTTACCATATTGAAAGATTATTAGGGAAAGAAGCAATTACAAAAACCATAAAAAATGGTGCTGAGAGTTTTATAGAAACTTATATAGAATTGCAGCTTCAGCACAGAGAATTACCAAAATTGGAAATTTAGGAAAACTAAATTATTATTTAAATCCTCAACCTCCATAATTGGGATGATATGTTCATAAAATCTAAAGGAGACAATAATGGAAGTATATTCAATTGCTATCATATAACAACGTTAAGCGTCATTAAGGGAAACGAGAAATGAACTCAAGTAAATCAAAAAAGATACCCAAATACTTTATTCTTTGAAAATGCTAATAATGATTGTGGCTACATTTGGTGGGGCATGGTTAATACATGAGCTAATACCCTTAAAAGTACCGATGATTCAACCGTTATTTGAAATAAAAAGAACAAAAACAATTGCTGATAAAATGTAAAAATCAAAGTCTATTAGGCATTAACCTTTTAAAATTAAATAAACTGATATGAGTAAGAGAACTGTTTTTACTGCACTGACTATAATAATTACATGCCAGATTTGTAATAATCAAGTTTTCGGGCAATCACCAA is a genomic window of Saccharicrinis carchari containing:
- a CDS encoding DUF5700 domain-containing putative Zn-dependent protease: MKKIISTLMISVFFLSCSNSEKEENTQKIKLVQNFESSIKILEWFDNEMPKDEIEYINSLSGIEIMESNVLLSNPDTNAILFFKEDLILFRENVKEYESEYGLNIAFKERKRTANLLSKIQTTNFDTLAIKRALQFFPKGTQLKTDANVYYVLTGWEWGDAYVRNVKKVNGKYKVAETGNPALVFNLSLFTKLYGETTEEQFQTLTNIMSHEIFHFAFNEFKNESTNYPLISDNDYKHQLFRTVQNEGIAHYIDIKKVLITNFSDFEKYQKENFEKLNKAIISFSSQQIGNEDKKKILQCANVGKYWEKYGAICGMFMSYHIERLLGKEAITKTIKNGAESFIETYIELQLQHRELPKLEI
- a CDS encoding TonB-dependent receptor encodes the protein MAETGKVSIKTIIVMGLLLISGINMMSEQHQFVIHGKLKDKSTKLPIEFATIAIGCSKNDSIVTSMISDSKGDFVCNVAPGQYEISIRCLGYKPIGKTIHVYKQDIHLKPFNMVIDNNALEEVNVIASSYNEQFDKSIQNITKQFKEGTSNVSDLLAKIRGVDIDPLDNSIRVDNQKNALLLVNGAKKEQKYIKNLSPDRISRIEISRNPTGRYISEGYTSVINIILKKNYTGYDLHLEEKGIYSLDKSNGDDFLFSNLASVDLTYTFKKVNIYGSYTNMKANTNLFVKNIKILEESKLVKEPVTSSPNSKRDGFLHTYLLGADIFISPKQTISLETNIIQSPIEKNNTARTYNNALSSLESTEVFTSILTTNQSDKEYYSQLTYRNRFSEKNKLELDYSYNFTESELLNNYIEDTGTETKQKLISNRTSSIVDLNFKHLFNDTYTMEGGYKNTYRSYDYEYLSLMQEPNIEVNKDIRNLIYTYFSFTPEGKIKTKIGIAVEQNILKANNKSNYNYSPQPFFSLCYKRNRNLNVTLKINSDSRYPYTKQVSPNELTIDRLSSEIGIPNLNYSTRYVSSLDFKLLKNSLSIEPFYIYTNNYISKTGDIKDDHFKYSYSNLDKYESYGLKMSAKLFIVPKKISFNLTASLYKDKTEFGNHTNDLTDYTMNVNIMYLSSKHKTIYAMTLKRMNAKQIQAYGYYNNDNDHIGCIVRQPFFQQKMAVTFLYLLPVSSGLDYSMNSYFEHSSFREQSTTNVGMLKNLFMVNLSFNLNKGNEIKSVEKRNYKEKRMTKGFF